The Flavobacterium sp. 123 genome contains a region encoding:
- a CDS encoding DegT/DnrJ/EryC1/StrS aminotransferase family protein: MIRLSKSVIGEKESEAVTRILLEDGYLGMGSEVGKFEADIASYLGVSSDTVVCVNTGTSALHLAVEAIVAIGEEVLVPSFTFLSSYQAISAAGAVPISCDVYEDTLSIDLEDAASRITDKTKAIMPVHYASNPVNVDKLYEFAKKYNLRVIEDAAHAFGCTYKSKKIGSFGDVVCFSFDGIKNITSGEGGAIVTNDFEVLSIVKDARLLAIEKDSDKRYSGQRSWDFDVKRQGYRYHMSNIFAAIGRVQLSRLDNEFAPKRIELLKLYQKLLGSNLKVLFQKYEIEAYIIPHIVSIRILDNQRDGLKEELEKQKIPTGIHYKPNHLLTYYKTHYNLPVTEKVYSEILTLPLHPEVKISDVEFICKIINNYLN, encoded by the coding sequence ATGATAAGACTTTCAAAATCTGTAATTGGAGAAAAAGAATCTGAAGCAGTTACACGAATATTATTAGAAGACGGGTATTTAGGAATGGGGTCTGAAGTAGGTAAATTTGAAGCAGATATTGCAAGTTATTTAGGTGTTTCTTCAGATACAGTTGTTTGTGTAAATACGGGAACATCAGCCTTGCATCTAGCAGTGGAGGCCATAGTAGCTATAGGCGAAGAAGTTTTGGTACCCTCATTTACTTTTTTATCTTCTTATCAAGCTATAAGTGCTGCTGGTGCGGTTCCAATTTCTTGTGACGTATATGAAGATACTTTGTCAATTGATTTGGAAGACGCGGCAAGTAGGATTACTGATAAAACGAAAGCAATTATGCCAGTGCATTATGCAAGTAATCCGGTAAATGTGGATAAACTCTATGAATTTGCAAAAAAATATAATCTTAGGGTGATAGAAGATGCTGCGCATGCATTTGGCTGTACTTACAAAAGTAAAAAAATTGGATCTTTTGGCGATGTGGTTTGTTTTTCATTTGATGGTATAAAAAATATAACATCAGGAGAAGGAGGAGCAATAGTAACGAATGATTTTGAAGTACTGTCAATTGTGAAAGATGCCCGTTTATTAGCAATAGAAAAGGACTCTGATAAACGATATTCAGGACAAAGGAGTTGGGATTTTGATGTAAAAAGACAAGGGTATCGCTATCACATGAGTAATATATTTGCTGCAATTGGAAGGGTTCAGCTAAGTAGATTAGATAATGAGTTTGCTCCTAAAAGAATTGAACTATTAAAATTATATCAAAAATTGCTCGGATCCAATTTGAAAGTGTTATTTCAAAAATATGAAATCGAAGCTTATATTATACCCCATATAGTATCAATTCGAATATTGGATAACCAAAGAGACGGTCTCAAAGAGGAATTAGAAAAACAAAAAATTCCAACGGGTATCCATTATAAGCCTAATCATTTATTAACTTATTATAAGACCCACTATAATTTGCCAGTTACTGAGAAAGTGTACAGTGAAATATTAACATTACCATTGCATCCTGAAGTTAAAATTTCAGATGTAGAATTTATCTGTAAAATTATTAATAATTATCTAAACTAA
- the rfbF gene encoding glucose-1-phosphate cytidylyltransferase produces the protein MKTVLLAGGLGTRLSEETTLKPKPMVEIGGMPVLWHIMKIYATYGYTDFAVALGYKGDVIKEFFLNYKLHKSDMIVSLRSGDVKFENDLSEDWTVGLHETGANSMTGGRLYNLKKIFKPGDTFMLTYGDGVADIDVEKLVAFHKEHGKIATLTAVRPSARFGSILMEDDGHILEFKEKPQTGEGWINGGYFVFDYKIFDYLTDESTILEREPLENLAKDNQLVAYKHEGFWHCMDTIRDRDNLNEIWAHGNAPWKKW, from the coding sequence ATGAAAACAGTTCTATTAGCAGGAGGATTAGGTACTCGCCTAAGTGAAGAAACTACTCTGAAACCAAAACCAATGGTCGAAATTGGTGGCATGCCAGTTTTGTGGCATATAATGAAAATTTATGCAACGTATGGTTATACTGATTTTGCAGTTGCTTTAGGCTATAAAGGAGATGTGATTAAAGAATTTTTTTTAAACTACAAGTTGCATAAAAGTGACATGATAGTGAGTTTGCGTTCAGGTGATGTAAAATTTGAAAATGACTTATCCGAAGATTGGACTGTTGGATTACATGAAACTGGGGCTAATAGTATGACCGGCGGACGTCTTTATAATTTGAAAAAAATATTTAAACCAGGGGATACTTTTATGTTAACTTACGGGGATGGTGTTGCGGACATAGATGTTGAAAAATTAGTAGCTTTTCATAAAGAGCATGGGAAAATTGCAACATTAACAGCCGTTAGGCCTTCGGCTCGATTTGGTTCAATTTTGATGGAAGACGATGGACATATTCTTGAATTTAAAGAAAAGCCACAAACAGGTGAGGGCTGGATTAATGGTGGGTATTTTGTTTTTGATTATAAAATTTTTGATTATTTAACAGATGAGTCAACAATTTTAGAAAGAGAACCCCTTGAAAACCTTGCAAAAGACAATCAATTGGTGGCCTATAAGCATGAAGGTTTTTGGCACTGTATGGACACAATACGAGATAGAGATAATTTAAATGAAATTTGGGCTCATGGAAATGCGCCTTGGAAAAAATGGTAA
- the rfbG gene encoding CDP-glucose 4,6-dehydratase codes for MFNDIYKNKRVLVTGHTGFKGTWLTTWLLNLGAEVAGYSISVPTTPSHFDVLQLEDKIQHHFGDIRDYKHLLKVCQDFKPEFIFHLAAQPLVRDSYENPRETFDVNMIGTLNVLEVIRQLKEVVKVGVIITSDKCYDNVEWVYGYREDDRLGGEDPYSGSKGAAEIITKSYMHSFFKQGFPNVCSTRAGNVIGGGDWAKDRIVPDIVRSWSENNPVEIRSPYSTRPWQHVLEPLGGYLCVGAKLYEENSEHRNQAYNFGPDAKVNKNVGELIDEMEQRWDNSPGWINKYIDDGKKEANLLKLCCDKANINLEWHPVMGFEETMDFTMSWYTNFYFDKKSVFEFTNNQINLYTSKAKERGIKWSLNE; via the coding sequence ATGTTTAATGATATTTATAAAAATAAAAGAGTACTTGTAACAGGACATACTGGTTTCAAAGGAACATGGTTAACAACATGGTTGTTGAATTTAGGTGCAGAGGTTGCAGGGTATTCGATTAGCGTTCCAACAACACCGTCACATTTTGACGTGCTGCAATTGGAAGACAAAATTCAGCATCATTTTGGGGATATTCGAGATTACAAACATCTTTTGAAAGTATGTCAAGATTTTAAACCTGAATTTATTTTTCATCTTGCTGCCCAGCCTTTGGTTAGAGATTCTTATGAAAATCCAAGAGAGACATTTGATGTAAATATGATAGGGACTTTAAATGTTTTGGAGGTTATAAGACAATTAAAAGAGGTTGTCAAAGTGGGTGTAATCATTACAAGTGACAAATGCTATGATAACGTTGAATGGGTATATGGTTACAGAGAGGATGATAGATTGGGAGGAGAAGATCCTTATAGTGGCTCTAAAGGTGCAGCAGAGATAATAACGAAGTCATATATGCATTCTTTCTTTAAGCAAGGATTTCCTAATGTTTGTTCAACTCGAGCTGGAAACGTAATAGGAGGGGGGGATTGGGCTAAAGACAGAATTGTTCCAGATATTGTTCGTTCTTGGTCAGAAAACAATCCAGTTGAAATTAGAAGCCCATATAGTACTCGACCATGGCAACATGTTTTGGAACCATTAGGCGGTTATTTATGTGTTGGGGCTAAATTATATGAAGAGAATTCAGAGCATAGAAATCAAGCCTATAATTTTGGACCAGACGCAAAGGTTAATAAAAATGTTGGTGAATTGATTGACGAGATGGAACAGCGTTGGGATAATTCTCCGGGATGGATTAATAAATATATAGATGATGGAAAAAAAGAAGCGAATTTATTAAAATTGTGTTGTGATAAGGCAAATATTAATTTAGAATGGCATCCTGTTATGGGATTTGAGGAAACGATGGATTTTACAATGTCTTGGTATACCAATTTTTATTTTGATAAAAAATCTGTATTTGAATTTACTAACAATCAAATTAATCTTTATACATCCAAGGCTAAAGAGCGTGGTATAAAATGGTCATTAAATGAGTGA
- a CDS encoding dTDP-4-dehydrorhamnose 3,5-epimerase family protein has product MSDLITKIHDLQLTILKQIKDERGAVYHYFKSTNITYKGFGEAYYSKINPNVIKGWKLHYRIHQHFCVPFGAVKIVIFDDRDDSPSKGQVDEIILNDTTNYHLLSMPPGLWYSFKCISDDFALLANIIDQEHDVLESINLPLINNNIPYEWK; this is encoded by the coding sequence ATGAGTGATTTAATAACAAAAATTCATGATTTGCAATTAACTATTTTGAAGCAAATTAAGGATGAAAGAGGAGCGGTGTATCATTATTTTAAATCAACTAATATAACTTATAAAGGGTTTGGTGAAGCATATTATTCAAAAATAAACCCAAACGTAATTAAAGGTTGGAAATTACATTATAGAATTCATCAACATTTTTGCGTTCCTTTTGGAGCGGTAAAAATAGTGATTTTTGATGATAGAGATGATTCTCCTTCAAAAGGGCAGGTTGATGAAATTATATTAAATGATACAACAAATTATCATTTATTAAGTATGCCTCCAGGATTGTGGTATAGTTTTAAATGTATTTCAGATGATTTTGCTTTGCTGGCAAATATAATAGATCAAGAACATGATGTTTTGGAGTCGATTAATTTGCCATTAATTAATAATAATATTCCTTATGAGTGGAAATAA
- a CDS encoding glycosyltransferase: MSGNNSTIMPLVSIIMNCYNGEKYLREAIDSVLTQSYTNWELVFWDNQSTDESSMIVKSYDDKRICYYYAESNKPLSAARNLAVQKANGEYIAFLDSDDIWLPEKLEKQLDGLIEQKDAVISYCGFETLLTSDAESAIRQADFYSKFLYKSHNSKSIYNKLLRGNFIIFSTVIIKKNVFDLTGGFSEHLEQNEDFEILLKASLHTNAICISDVMVKYRIHSSNNSYLNARKNFIESEHIFSNLPKSFQISMAKDRNRTREKIYFIFFEKKWKQLISLLNPRYWPHIGYLILKKIIK, encoded by the coding sequence ATGAGTGGAAATAATTCTACGATAATGCCTTTAGTATCCATTATAATGAATTGTTATAACGGAGAGAAATACTTAAGAGAGGCAATCGATTCTGTTTTAACACAAAGTTACACCAATTGGGAATTGGTATTTTGGGATAATCAATCAACAGATGAAAGTTCAATGATTGTAAAATCGTATGATGATAAAAGAATATGTTATTACTATGCAGAGAGTAATAAACCATTAAGTGCAGCTAGAAATCTTGCTGTCCAAAAAGCAAATGGAGAATATATTGCATTTTTGGATAGTGATGATATTTGGTTACCTGAAAAACTAGAAAAGCAATTGGACGGCTTGATTGAACAAAAAGATGCGGTTATATCCTACTGCGGTTTTGAAACCCTTTTAACTTCTGATGCAGAAAGTGCAATTAGACAAGCTGATTTTTATTCAAAGTTCTTGTATAAATCTCATAATTCTAAATCGATTTATAATAAACTTTTGAGAGGAAATTTTATAATTTTTTCAACTGTTATCATAAAAAAAAATGTTTTTGATTTAACTGGTGGATTTAGTGAGCATTTGGAGCAAAACGAAGATTTTGAGATTTTGTTGAAGGCATCGTTGCATACAAATGCTATATGTATTAGCGATGTTATGGTTAAATACAGAATACATTCTTCAAATAATTCATACTTGAATGCTAGAAAAAATTTTATTGAAAGTGAACATATATTCTCAAACTTGCCGAAGTCATTTCAGATTTCAATGGCAAAAGACAGAAATAGGACAAGAGAAAAAATTTATTTTATTTTCTTTGAGAAAAAGTGGAAGCAATTAATTAGTTTGTTAAATCCTAGATATTGGCCACATATAGGCTATTTGATTTTAAAAAAAATTATCAAATAA
- a CDS encoding glycosyltransferase family 4 protein, with translation MKILFLSKYNRDGASSRYRFYNYKPYFDKNDIQYHIKPLLDDSYVLNLYKKRKIKVFIQRLFSILKRFCFVLFKTSNYDLIVIEKELFPNVPYIVEKLLMKGKVYALDFDDYIATGYKTNSFKRFFFENKIDKLARNAKFVTVGNHWYFKEIKGGNLIYLPTVINLESYPAIKENYQTNVVTIVWIGSLSTGKYLQIIVPVLRKLAKKYLIKLKIVGVDVVLEGVDYEIIDWKEDTEVNELLSADIGIMPLDNTIWEKGKCGFKLIQYMACGLPVVASDAPANEEIIENGVNGFIAHTENEWYFSLEKLILNTSIREKFGKSGRRNIELNYSYQVWGDYYCDILNNKN, from the coding sequence ATGAAAATATTATTTCTTTCTAAATATAATCGTGATGGTGCATCATCACGATACAGATTTTATAACTACAAGCCTTATTTTGATAAAAATGATATTCAGTATCATATTAAGCCTCTGCTTGATGATAGTTATGTGTTAAATTTATATAAAAAAAGAAAAATAAAAGTCTTTATCCAGAGGCTATTTTCTATATTGAAGAGGTTTTGTTTTGTTTTATTTAAAACGTCTAATTATGATTTAATTGTAATTGAAAAAGAATTATTTCCAAATGTTCCGTACATAGTAGAGAAACTATTGATGAAAGGTAAGGTGTATGCTTTAGATTTTGACGATTATATAGCAACGGGTTATAAAACGAATTCATTTAAACGCTTTTTCTTTGAAAACAAAATTGATAAATTAGCAAGGAACGCTAAGTTTGTAACTGTAGGTAATCATTGGTATTTTAAAGAGATTAAGGGTGGTAATTTAATTTATTTGCCAACAGTTATTAATTTAGAGAGTTACCCCGCAATCAAAGAGAATTATCAAACCAATGTGGTTACAATAGTTTGGATAGGATCTCTTTCTACTGGGAAGTATCTCCAGATTATAGTACCTGTATTAAGGAAATTAGCTAAAAAGTATTTAATTAAATTAAAAATAGTAGGGGTAGATGTTGTTCTTGAAGGTGTAGATTATGAGATAATTGATTGGAAGGAAGATACAGAAGTAAATGAGTTGCTTTCTGCGGATATTGGAATTATGCCTTTGGATAATACGATTTGGGAAAAGGGGAAATGTGGTTTTAAATTAATTCAATATATGGCTTGTGGTCTTCCAGTTGTTGCTTCTGATGCACCTGCAAATGAAGAAATAATTGAAAATGGAGTTAATGGATTTATTGCTCATACCGAAAACGAATGGTATTTCTCACTCGAAAAACTTATTTTAAATACTTCTATAAGAGAAAAATTTGGAAAATCAGGAAGAAGAAATATTGAATTAAATTATTCATACCAAGTTTGGGGTGATTATTATTGTGACATTTTAAATAATAAAAATTAA
- a CDS encoding glycosyltransferase translates to MKILLVITDYGSFNNFLAELAVSLCQENEIHVVCSGSNVINIVDKFDYAKYNLTFHTVDIPRSTSINKLIKSALEISKIVKVIKPNLVYVHFTTGIFPAIFFRKRNIEYWGTFHGLGMNASNGIRKIMFSIVELFCFFRLDKRFLINDKDYELVSNMLKKNTFKYNSCGVGCDINKFDKNIFTEGDKSDLKQDLNVEGKFVITYTGRFVEFKGFDLVYHSFVKLVEEFPDEVVLLLIGGRDPIHQTGLTEQEEINLFKNESIVNVGYTSEVEKYLAITDVFLFPSKKEGLPVCIVEALAMGVPVVTLDERGNSDIVKNDYNGYLVKSVSKLNDIDKIVEKLKYLDANRNILDMLSSNCLKNRQTYSRSFFVEEQLKLINDFKLKVKK, encoded by the coding sequence ATGAAAATCCTTTTAGTGATTACCGATTATGGTAGTTTTAATAATTTTTTGGCAGAGCTTGCAGTAAGTTTGTGCCAAGAAAATGAAATACATGTTGTTTGTTCAGGTTCTAATGTTATTAATATTGTGGATAAATTTGATTATGCTAAGTATAATTTGACCTTCCATACAGTAGATATACCAAGATCAACTTCAATAAATAAGCTAATAAAAAGTGCTTTAGAGATTAGTAAAATTGTTAAAGTGATAAAACCAAATTTGGTTTATGTACATTTTACGACTGGAATTTTTCCGGCGATTTTCTTTAGAAAAAGGAATATTGAATATTGGGGAACGTTTCATGGATTAGGAATGAATGCTAGTAATGGTATTAGAAAAATAATGTTTTCCATTGTTGAATTATTTTGTTTTTTCAGACTTGACAAAAGATTTCTTATTAATGATAAGGATTATGAATTGGTAAGCAATATGTTAAAAAAAAATACATTTAAGTATAATTCTTGTGGAGTTGGCTGCGATATAAATAAATTTGATAAAAATATATTTACAGAGGGTGATAAATCAGATTTAAAACAAGATTTAAATGTTGAAGGCAAGTTTGTAATTACTTATACGGGGAGGTTTGTTGAATTCAAAGGATTTGATTTGGTTTATCATAGTTTTGTAAAATTGGTTGAAGAATTTCCTGATGAAGTAGTCTTGCTTTTAATTGGAGGTAGGGACCCGATACATCAAACAGGACTTACAGAACAGGAAGAGATTAATTTGTTTAAAAATGAAAGTATAGTTAATGTAGGCTATACATCAGAAGTAGAAAAGTATTTGGCTATTACAGACGTATTTTTGTTTCCAAGCAAGAAAGAAGGATTGCCAGTTTGTATAGTTGAAGCTTTGGCTATGGGAGTTCCTGTGGTTACGTTAGATGAAAGAGGGAATTCGGATATAGTGAAAAATGATTATAATGGGTATTTAGTTAAGTCTGTTTCAAAATTAAATGATATTGATAAAATTGTTGAAAAATTAAAATATTTGGATGCGAATAGAAATATTCTTGATATGTTATCTTCAAATTGTTTAAAAAATCGTCAGACTTATTCTCGTTCTTTTTTTGTTGAAGAGCAACTAAAACTTATAAATGATTTTAAATTGAAAGTGAAAAAGTAA
- a CDS encoding NAD-dependent epimerase/dehydratase family protein, with protein MKITITGASGFVGTNLEDYLNPAHEIEPMCVRYISNQQFEIKTNVLIHLAGKAHDLKKVSKPIDYYEANCELTKQLFDAFLLSEAKVFIFMSTVKAAADTVTKILTEDVVPNPKTHYGIAKQQAEQYILSKELLSGKRVYILRPCMIHGPGNKGNLNLIYQLVSKGLPWPLGAFENQRSFLSINNLCFVIKELLENESIPSGVYQVADDKPLSTNELIQLLGTTLVKKCYIFYIPSSWIRKIAKFGDYLHFPLNSERLQKLTENYVVSNQKIVLAIGKPLPIDTKTGLLQTFESFKIKK; from the coding sequence ATGAAAATAACAATAACAGGAGCGTCAGGATTTGTAGGTACGAATCTTGAAGACTATTTAAATCCTGCGCACGAAATAGAACCTATGTGCGTGCGCTATATATCCAATCAGCAATTTGAAATAAAGACAAATGTCCTAATTCACCTTGCAGGCAAAGCACACGATTTAAAAAAGGTGTCTAAACCAATTGACTATTATGAAGCTAATTGTGAATTAACCAAGCAGTTGTTTGATGCTTTTTTACTGTCAGAAGCCAAAGTATTTATTTTCATGAGTACAGTTAAAGCTGCAGCTGATACTGTAACTAAAATATTAACTGAAGATGTAGTGCCTAATCCCAAAACCCACTACGGGATAGCTAAGCAGCAAGCTGAGCAGTATATTCTATCCAAGGAATTATTATCAGGGAAGCGAGTGTATATACTAAGACCTTGTATGATTCACGGACCTGGAAACAAAGGAAATTTGAATTTGATATACCAATTGGTTTCAAAAGGATTGCCTTGGCCATTAGGGGCTTTTGAAAACCAGCGTTCGTTTTTGAGTATCAACAATCTTTGTTTTGTTATTAAGGAATTATTAGAAAACGAGTCAATTCCTTCGGGGGTATATCAAGTAGCTGATGATAAACCCTTATCTACAAACGAATTAATTCAATTGTTAGGAACAACTTTAGTGAAAAAATGCTACATTTTTTATATTCCATCTTCCTGGATTAGAAAGATTGCGAAATTTGGAGATTATCTACACTTTCCTCTTAATTCAGAACGCTTGCAAAAACTAACTGAAAATTATGTAGTGAGTAATCAAAAGATAGTATTGGCTATAGGAAAACCTTTGCCTATAGATACTAAGACAGGATTATTACAAACCTTTGAATCATTTAAAATAAAAAAATAA
- the rfbC gene encoding dTDP-4-dehydrorhamnose 3,5-epimerase yields the protein MTIEKTAIEDLVIINPIVFEDSRGYFFEAYNQAKFQENGMEYQFIQDNQSFSKRGVIRGLHLQINPFAQAKLVRVLEGEILDVAVDLRKDSPTYGQHFSVLLSAENKKQLMVPHGFAHGFSVLSETASVMYKVDQLYHKDSERGIRFDDPTLAIDWQLNADEVIVSDKDLILPSFNDIDWEF from the coding sequence ATGACTATTGAAAAAACAGCAATAGAGGATTTGGTAATCATTAACCCCATCGTATTCGAAGACTCTCGCGGGTATTTTTTTGAAGCCTATAATCAAGCGAAATTTCAGGAGAATGGAATGGAGTATCAATTTATACAAGACAACCAGTCTTTCTCTAAACGAGGAGTAATTCGTGGTTTACATTTACAAATTAATCCTTTTGCACAAGCAAAATTGGTACGAGTGTTAGAAGGAGAAATTTTAGATGTGGCTGTCGATTTGCGTAAAGACTCCCCTACTTATGGACAACATTTTAGTGTGTTATTAAGTGCGGAAAATAAAAAACAATTGATGGTACCTCACGGATTTGCTCATGGGTTTTCTGTGTTGAGTGAAACAGCTTCAGTGATGTATAAAGTGGATCAATTGTATCACAAAGATAGTGAACGAGGAATCCGTTTTGATGATCCAACTCTAGCTATTGATTGGCAGTTGAATGCAGATGAGGTTATTGTTTCGGACAAAGATTTAATATTGCCAAGTTTTAATGATATAGATTGGGAGTTTTAA
- the rhuM gene encoding RhuM family protein, translated as MAGFAVVANFATTAKDGKVYQVEYYNLDMILSIGYRVKSSRGIEFRIWANSILKSYLLKGYALQNRVENIEKKLFEQEHKIEHLLSTNLPVKQGIFFDGEIFDAHVFVSGLIKSAKQSIVLIDNYLDESVLVLLSKRDEAVEASIYTEKIDSRFQLDIEKHNTQYTPVGIKILKKTHDRFFIIDQTIVYHIGASIKDLGKKWFAFSKLNIDPNTILGKL; from the coding sequence TTGGCAGGTTTTGCAGTTGTCGCAAATTTTGCGACAACTGCAAAAGATGGTAAAGTATATCAAGTAGAATATTATAATTTAGATATGATATTGTCTATTGGTTATCGAGTAAAATCATCAAGAGGAATTGAATTTCGGATATGGGCAAATAGTATTTTAAAATCGTATCTATTGAAGGGGTATGCTCTTCAAAATAGAGTTGAAAATATTGAGAAAAAATTATTTGAGCAAGAACATAAAATAGAACATTTACTAAGCACTAACCTTCCTGTAAAGCAAGGAATTTTTTTTGACGGAGAAATTTTTGATGCACATGTATTTGTTTCCGGTCTAATTAAATCAGCTAAACAATCAATAGTTCTTATTGATAATTATCTGGATGAGAGTGTTTTAGTTTTGCTTTCTAAAAGAGACGAGGCGGTGGAAGCAAGTATTTATACCGAAAAAATAGATAGTCGTTTTCAATTAGATATAGAAAAACACAATACACAATACACACCAGTAGGTATCAAAATACTAAAAAAGACTCATGACCGGTTTTTCATAATAGATCAAACTATAGTTTATCATATTGGAGCTTCTATTAAAGATCTTGGAAAGAAATGGTTTGCTTTTTCAAAACTGAATATAGATCCCAATACCATTTTGGGTAAATTATAA
- the rfbD gene encoding dTDP-4-dehydrorhamnose reductase, protein MKKILVTGSKGQLGSELEVLSKIYTQFQWVFTDREELDLCNLEKLETELNSINPQIIINCAAHTAVDKAESEFELSEVLNHQSVAILAKWSFANDCKFIHVSTDYVFDGTAATALTETAQTNPINVYGQTKLAGEKACLQENPNAIIIRTSWVYSSFGNNFVKTMSRLMQERDSLNVVNDQIGSPTYAADLAQAIMTILTHNNWQAGIYNFSNEGEISWYEFALAIKELGSFNCEISGIPSSAYPTPAKRPQYSLLDKTKIKNTFGVVVPDYKVSLEKCMKIK, encoded by the coding sequence ATGAAGAAAATTTTAGTAACCGGTTCAAAAGGACAATTAGGGTCGGAATTAGAGGTTTTATCAAAAATATATACCCAATTTCAATGGGTTTTTACGGATAGAGAAGAATTAGATTTATGTAATCTGGAAAAATTAGAAACAGAACTAAATTCGATTAATCCTCAAATTATTATCAACTGTGCGGCGCATACTGCCGTTGATAAAGCCGAATCAGAGTTTGAATTGTCGGAGGTGTTGAATCACCAATCGGTAGCAATACTAGCTAAGTGGAGTTTTGCAAATGATTGCAAATTTATACATGTTTCTACGGATTATGTTTTTGATGGTACTGCAGCTACTGCTTTAACAGAAACAGCACAAACAAATCCAATCAACGTTTATGGTCAAACTAAATTAGCAGGAGAGAAAGCCTGTTTGCAAGAAAACCCAAACGCAATTATAATCAGAACCTCTTGGGTTTATTCTAGTTTTGGGAATAATTTTGTGAAGACAATGTCTCGATTGATGCAAGAAAGAGATAGTCTAAATGTTGTAAACGATCAAATAGGAAGTCCTACTTATGCTGCTGATTTAGCTCAGGCTATTATGACAATACTAACCCATAATAATTGGCAAGCCGGGATTTATAATTTTTCGAATGAAGGAGAGATTAGTTGGTACGAATTTGCATTAGCTATTAAAGAATTAGGCAGTTTTAATTGCGAAATTAGTGGAATCCCATCGTCGGCTTATCCTACACCAGCAAAACGTCCGCAATATTCTTTATTGGATAAAACCAAGATAAAAAATACTTTTGGTGTTGTTGTTCCAGATTATAAAGTGAGTTTAGAAAAATGCATGAAAATTAAATAA